Proteins co-encoded in one Scyliorhinus torazame isolate Kashiwa2021f chromosome 31, sScyTor2.1, whole genome shotgun sequence genomic window:
- the LOC140404540 gene encoding probable G-protein coupled receptor 139, translating into MDFLTKLKILWALYDVQTIYFPVLAAFGVPVNVVTIAILSRGKCGLSKCVTRYLVAMALADLLVVIIDLVLRQIPIVYREQFIFFRNVALCNVHAVFLYAATDCSVWFTVTFTLDRCVAICCQNLKSKYCTAKTADVVLGTVTVVSLLKNIFWYFLYTTEYWLSNSSWFCRVDFSVTRSMAWAVVELMHYILTPFIPFVLILLFNALTVRYILMASKARSRLRNQSHGASASDPEIENRRKSIMLLFIISGNFIFLWVVFMVCSILKRLDYLRYSVPMPMFLREIGFMLQLLSCCTNTFIYAVTQRKFREEFLLGVKRPLKMMAKLVH; encoded by the exons ATGGATTTTCTGACCAAGCTCAAGATTTTATGGGCGCTATATGATGTACAAACGATATACTTCCCCGTTCTGGCTGCGTTCGGTGTGCCAG TTAATGTGGTGACGATTGCCATCTTATCgcggggaaagtgtggcctctccaaatgtgtGACTCGCTATCTGGTGGCTATGGCACTtgcggatctactggtcgttatcatTGATCTTGTACTTCGACAGATTCCTATTGTTTACCGGGAACAATTTATTTTCTTCAGGAACGTTGCTCTGTGTAATGTCCATGCAGTCTTCCTTTATGCGgccacagactgttctgtctggttcacagtcACGTTCACTTTAGACCGATGTGTAGCCATTTGCTGTCAGAATCTGAAATCAAAATATTGCACGGCGAAAACAGCAGATGTGGTTCTCGGAACCGTGACAGTTGTAAGccttttgaagaacattttctggtatttcctATATACCACTGAATATTGGCTTTCGAACAGTTCCTGGTTTTGCCGTGTTGATTTCAGTGTAACTCGTTCAATGGCCTGGGCTGTTGTTGAGTTAATGCATTACATTCTAACGCCATTTATTCCATTTGTTTTGATTCTACTGTTTAATGCATTAACAGTCAGATACATCTTAATGGCCAGCAAAGCCCGCAGTAGACTCCGCAATCAAAGCCATGGGGCGAGTGCCAGTGACCCAGAGATAGAGAACCGAAGGAAATCCATAATGCTACTGTTTATAATATCAGGGAATTTCATATTCTTATGGGTGGTGTTCATGGTCTGTTCTATATTGAAACGATTGGATTACTTGCGATATTCTGTTCCTATGCCCATGTTTCTACGGGAAattggcttcatgctgcagctcctcagTTGTTGCACCAACACTTTTATTTATGCAGTGACTCAACGGAAATTTAGAGAGGAGTTTTTGCTCGGAGTAAAACGTCCATTGAAAATgatggccaaattggtgcattga